From the Cyanobium sp. M30B3 genome, the window GGGATCCCGGCCGCCGGATCAGCGCCCCAGCGGTGCAGCAGGCCCAGGCTGAGGGCCTGGGCCAGGCCCTGATGACCCGCGCTGCTGGCGGCCAGCCGTTCCAGCTCCGCCAGCACCCGTTCGCCGGCCACCTCGGCCAGCCGTCCGGCGTGGCGTTCGATCCAGCCCAGGCTGGTGGCATCCAGCTGCAGGCCCAGTTCCCAGCCCAGCCGCACGCCGCGCAGCGAGCGCAGGGGGTCATCGAGCAGATTCGCCTCGCTCACGGCCACCAGCCGGCCCCGGTGCAGGTCATCGAGGCCGCCTGTGGGATCGAGCAGCCGTCCCCCTGCATCCAGGGGCAGGGCCAGCGCATTGGCGCTGTAGTCGCGGCGCAGCAGGTCGGCGCTCAGATCCGGCCCCTGCCGGCGGGCCAGATCGATCGTCCAGCCCGCCAGCACCAGCCTGGCCATGTCCCGCTCGCAGTCGAGCACCACGCAGGTGCCGCCCTGTTGCCTGGCCAGGTCACGGGCCAGCTGGATCGCCCCACCGCTCACCACCAGATCGAGATCGGGCCGGGCGCGCAGCCGGCCCAGCAGGGCGTCCCGCACCGCGCCCCCCACCAGCGCCGTCCCAGGGGGCAAGGCCTCCCGCGGCAGCGGCCAGCGTTCCGGGGCCAGTGCCTGCCAGAGCAGGGCTTCCAGCTCGCCATGGGCCGCCCGAACACCTGCAGCAGCCGTTTCGCCAGCCGCAGCCGTGGCCGCCACAATGGGGGTCTGGCGTGGTTCGGCCGGAATGTGCATCTGCGTGGATTGCCGCTGGGTCGACCGCTGTCAGGCCTACCACGCGGTTGAACGCCAGCATGGGGTGGCCCACCTCAATGACCGGCCCGACGTTCAGCCGCGGCAACCGCGCATCCACGTGC encodes:
- a CDS encoding CCA tRNA nucleotidyltransferase; protein product: MHIPAEPRQTPIVAATAAAGETAAAGVRAAHGELEALLWQALAPERWPLPREALPPGTALVGGAVRDALLGRLRARPDLDLVVSGGAIQLARDLARQQGGTCVVLDCERDMARLVLAGWTIDLARRQGPDLSADLLRRDYSANALALPLDAGGRLLDPTGGLDDLHRGRLVAVSEANLLDDPLRSLRGVRLGWELGLQLDATSLGWIERHAGRLAEVAGERVLAELERLAASSAGHQGLAQALSLGLLHRWGADPAAGIPLAGLSMEAAAERGLGREDARQVLPLARLATLLPGTAVRLLRGSRRLEQDCSRLRRWWAQLDAGGAGLDGLAEARRLQLQRELEGNLPALLLRLPVTGAREALQHWRDRDHPLYHPRSPLNGEELGAALGLSAGPELGELLQHLTLERAFGRIPPAGGGQRHQALLTARRWLDSRRG
- a CDS encoding Ycf34 family protein produces the protein MCICVDCRWVDRCQAYHAVERQHGVAHLNDRPDVQPRQPRIHVQVLDLPGGGVGVEWDVRACESFEADPGRWLRLRPGEPLPA